The Pseudogulbenkiania sp. MAI-1 sequence CGCACAGCACGCTGGTCTGCCCCAGCGTCTCGATGGCGTTGAGACGCCGCGTCAGCACGCCCACCTGAGCGATGCGCCGCGCACCGAGCGCCATGAACACGGTCAGGATCACCGGGAACTCCTGCGGCAGGATGCCCATCGCCAGCGTGATGCCCGCCAACAGGCCGTTGAGCCAGTTGCCGCGGGTGAGCCCGTACAACACCAGCACGCCCAGGCAGAGCACCAGCCCGTACACGGCCAGACGGCGTACCGCGTGGCGGGTTTCCAGCTGCAGCGGGGACGCTGGTTGCTCGATTCCGCCCAACATCCGGCCAATCTTGCCCAGCTCGGTCTCCTTGCCGGTGGCGCAGACCCGCATCACCCCCTGCCCCTGCACCACCAGCGAGCCGGCATAGGCGAAGGGGGTATCATCGCCGCCAGGGTCGCCCACCCTGGCCGCGCCGGCCAGGCCGGCGAGCTTGCGCACCGGCACCGACTCGCCGCTCAGCTGCGATTCGTCCAGCGACAGCTCGTTGGCCACCAGCAGCATACCGTCGGCCGGCACCCGGTCGCCCTCGCCGATCAGCACGATGTCGCCCGGCACCAACTCGGTGGCGACGACAATTTTCTGCTCCCCTGCTCGACGCACCACCGCGCGCGGACTGGCCAATTCACGCAGCGTCTCCAGCACGCGCTCGGTGCGCCGCTCCTGCAGCACCGTCATCATCACCACGACCAGCACGAAGCCCAGCAGCAGCAGCGCCTCGCGTACGTCGCCGAGCAGCAGATAAATCGAACCCGCCACCAAGAGCAGCAGGAACATCGGTTCGCGCAGGATTTCGCGGGTGAGCCGCCACAGCGTGCGGCGTGGTTCGGCAAACAGGATGTTGGGACCGACGCGGGCCAGCAGGGCGGCGGCCTCGGCATCGCTCAGGCCATCTGGCAGGTGGTTCGGCACGGCACGGGAAAAATCGGCAGGCATCTCGACGGACTCATCGCAGCCAGATCGCCACGCCCCAAGCCATCAGCACGCCACCGATCAGGCGGCTGCCCCAGCGCCCGAACGGCACCAGCTTCTCCAGCAGCACGAAGGCGCTGAGCAAGGCCACCCACAGCAGGTTCATCACCCCGACCACGAACAGCAGCCCCATCACCGCCCAGCAGCAACCCAGGCAATACAGGCCATGCGCCATCCCCATGCGCAACGCCCCGCTTGCCCCGGCATGCCAGTGGCTGAACAGGAAATTCAGCGGCGAGCGGCAGTGGCCGAGACAGGTCTCTTTGAGCGGCAGCCATTGGTAGACGCCGGCCAGCAACAGGATGCCGCCGCCCAGCCAGGGACTGGCGATGGCGAGCGATGCCGTCAGCAGCGACGACTGGTCGAGCCACCATTGCAGCAGCGTGGCGGCAATGCTGAAACCGCTCCACACCAGCAGGTAGGCGGCGGCGAACAGCAGCACCTGCCACGCCGCCTCACGGCGGGATTGGCGCTGGCCCGCCACCAGCTGATAGAGCAGGATCATCGGCAGCGCGCTGGGCAGCATCATCCCGGCCATCATCACCGCCCACATCGCCCAGGCCAGCAGGAAATCGGCCGGCCGCCAGGGCATCGCCATTGGCGCCTCCATCACCATGCCGGCCATGCCCATCGCCGGCATGGTCTCGCCCAGCCGCCACAGGGCCAGCCAGGCCAGCCCGCTCAGGGCGAGCAGGCACAATAGCACCGGCCATTGCCCGGGGCGCAGAGCATGCCTCAACGGACCACACCGTGGCCGGTCAGGTGCAGACGGGCGAAGTGGCCGTGCCCCTGTTGCGAAGCAATGGAGATGGAACCTTGCGTGGCGTAGCTGCCGCTGGCCATCTCGGCCTCGGTGAACTCGAAGCCGTCCGGCAGCGTCAGGCGCGCCCGCTGCGCCGCGCCGGTCACCGGATTGCGGATCGGCTCGCCGCTCGCCTCCAGCACACCCGGAATCGAGGTCCGGGCCACGCGGTTGTCAGGATCGACCGAGAACGAAATCGGCACGAACTGCGGTTCGTAGACCTGGCTGAGCGTCGTGCTGAAGATCTGGAACACGTTGGCGCCGGGATCGGAATGCTGCCCGGACAGGATGGTCAGCAGCGCCTCGCGCTGTGCCGGGCTGGCTCTGTCCTCGACGTAAAGCTGGCAACTGCCGTTGCCCTGGTGGATGGCCCCCGGCCAGGCGAACACGCCGACCCAGCTGAGCCCGTCCAGGTTGACGTCGCCAAACTGCCCCTGGTCGATGTGCATCGACACCACCGCCTCGCATTTGCCGTGCGTGGGCGGCGAACTGAACTGGCAAGGACAGCCCCAGTTGCAATTGCAGGTGGCAAACTCGACACCTTGCAGGCGCCATTCGATCATGTCCATCGCACCCTCCTGTCCGGCAACCGTCATCGCAACACGCCATGGCGTTCAGCTTTAACCCTAGCAGATGGGACAGCCGGCAGTGGCCGGAACGAGAGAGGGCAAGGAAGAGGGAAAGAGGCTCAGAACGGCGCGGGCAGGCCACGTGCGGCGTAGGCCTGGCGCAAGGTCTCGCGCAGGCAGGGTGGGCATAGACAGTCGCCGCCGGCCGGCATCAGCGGCAGCACCGGCGGCAGCTCGCCACACCAGCAGCCGCCGTCCTGCCCGCCTTCACCACAACGAAATCCGGCGCCGCAACGGTGGCAGCTCTTGGTTTCGACTTGCCGCGGCAGCGCCAGCAGACGGGCCCAGACCGCCCGTTTTTCCGCTTCGTCGAACCCCGACCAGCCGGCGATCTCGTCCAGCGTACGATGGCAGCCGAGACAGGTCTGGCCTGCCTCGTCGAGCCGGCATTGCTTGATGCAAGGCGACGGGGTCAGCTTGCCCTCGCTCATGCCCCTTCTCCTGATACCACTCGTTCAGGCCGCCATCCACTCGGCGTGGATACGCGCCACCTCGGCCAGCCAACGCTGCTTGTCGGCCTCCGGCAGCCAGCTCGCCTCGAAGCTGTTGTTGACCAGCGTGACCACCTCGTCCGCACTCAGCTCGAGCGCCTGACGGCAGGCCAGCAGGTTGTCGTTGAGATAGCCGCCGAAGTAAGCCGGGTCGTCGGAGTTGACCATGGCCTTGAGGCCGGCCTCGAGCAAGCGGCGCAGATTGTGCTCGGCCAGCTCGCCCACCACCTTCAGGCGCACGTTGGACAGCGGGCACACCGTCAACGGCATCCCGATCTCGGCCAGCCGCTTCACCAGCGCCGGGTCTTCCAGACTGCGCACGCCGTGATCGATGCGGCAGACCTTGAGCAGTTCCAGCGCCTCCCACACGTAGTCCGGCGGGCCCTCCTCGCCGGCGTGCGCCACACACGGCAGGCCCAGCTCATGGCAACGCGCGAACAGCATGGCGAACTTGGACGGCGGATGGCCCAACTCGCTCGAATCGAGCCCGAAACCGTCGATGCGGTCGAGATAGGGCAAGGCCTCGGCCAGGGTGGCGAAGCCCTCGTCCTCGGACAGGTGGCGCAGGAACGACAGGATCAGCCGCGAACTCATGCCCCACTCCGCCCGCGCCTCATCCAGCGCGTCGCGAATGCCGTCGAGCACGGTGACGAAGGGAATGCCGCGCGCGGTGTGCGTCTGCGGGTCGAAGAAGATCTCGACGTGCACCACGTTGTCGGCGTGGGCGCGTTGCAGGTAGGCGCGGGTCAGATCGTAGAAGTCCTGGCGTGTCTGCAGCACGCCCGCACCGGCGTAGTACAGATCGAGGAAGGACTGCAGGTTGCTGAAATCATAGGCGGCTCGCACTGCCTCCACACTGGCGTAGGGCAAGGTGACACCGTTGCGCTGCGCCAGCGAGAACATCATTTCCGGTTCCAGCGTGCCCTCGATATGCAGATGCAGCTCGGTTTTGGGCAAGCGACGGATCAAGTCGTCGACATCCTGGCTGGCCATGGTCGTTCTCCAATGAAAAAAACGGCGCAGTATACACTGCGCCGTTGTGGTTTCCCGGACAGGCGGAATTACTGGGCAGCCGAAGCGGCGGCCGGAGCAGCGGCGGCGGCGCCTCCGCCGATGGTCTCCAGCACTTTCCACGCGCCGTTTTCCACCTTGTAAACGGTGATGCCACCGTTTTTCAGATCACCCTTCTCATCATAGGAAAGGTTCGAGGTGGTCACCGCATTGGTGTTCTCGATCTTGGCCAGCACCGGCAGGTACTTGGCCGGATCGGCCGAGTTGGCCTGCTTCATCGCTTCGATCATGGTGCGGGTGGCATCGTAGCCGTACGGCGAGTAGGTCGCCACGTCCATGTTGAAGCGCGCCTTGTAGCGGCTGGCGTAATCCGGGCCCTTCGGCATCTGTTCCAGCGGCAGACCTGCCAGCGAGGCGATGGAGCCTTCGGCCTCCTTGCCTGCCAGTTGCAGGAAGGTCGGGGTCTTGGTCATTTCGCCGGAAATCAGCGGAGCCTTGATGCCCAGGCGCTTCATCTGCTTGGCCATCGGCGCGGACTGAGCGTCGGCACCACCGTAGAAGATCACGTCCGGATTGGACGACTTGATCGAGGTCAGAATCGCGGCAAAGTCGGTAGCCTTGTCGTTGGTGAACTCGCGTTTCACCACGTTGCCGCCGGCAGCCTTGACCGCCTTCTCGAACTCGTCGGCCAGACCCTGGCCGTAAGCGGTACGGTCGTCGACGATAACGATCTTCTTGGCACCGAGCTTCTCGACGGCAAACTTGCCCATCACGCTACCCTGCTGGGTATCGGAGGTCATCGAGCGGAAGGTGTTCTTGTAGCCCTGAGCGGTGAACACCGGCGAGGTCGCCATGGCGATCATCGGGATGCCGGCGTCGGAGTAGATCTTGGAGGCCGGGATGGAAGTGCCCGAGTTGAAGTGGCCGATGATGCCGTTCACCTTCTCGTCGACGAACTTCTGCGCCACCTGGGTCGCGGTCTTCGGGTCGGCCTGGTCGTCTTCGGCTACCAGCTCGAACTTGACCGGCTTGCCGTCGATGGTCGGCTTCTCGGCGTTGGCGTCTTCGATCGCCAGGGTCACACCGTTCTTGTATTCCTCGCCGTAGTGAGCCTGCGGGCCGGTCAGCGGAGCGGCAAAGCCGATCTTGACCGTGGTCTCGGCAGACGGAGCGCCACCAGCAGCCTGCTCGGCGGCCGGTTCCTCTTTCTTGCCGCAGGCGGAAACCGCCAGGGCGGCAGCTACGGCGAACGAGATCGTGGTCAGCTTGGTCACTTGCATCGTTTTTCCTCTGTTTGTAGTCAGGATTTTCTCCCACACCAACCGGTAGATCGGCGCGGATGTCACTGCAGTTGATATCAAACGCTTTGTAAAACGTGTGGCGGCATTATTCCAATCCCGCCACCCCATGACAAGCCCGATCAGTCTCCCATACTCATCAGGCTGGCATTTCCTCCCGCGGCCGTGGTATTTACGCTAACCGCGCGCTCCACCACCAGCCGGTGCAGATTGATGTCGTCCGAGTCGGCCGCCAGCAGCTGGATCAGCGCCCCGTCGCGCGCGGCCAGACGGCGCTGCAGCTGATCCGCTGCATCCGCCTTGCCGGCAAACAGCACGCCAGCGACATCGGCTTCCACTACATCACGGCTCAGCTCGACGTAACCATTCAGCTTCCCGGCCAGCTTGCGCGTGCTCTCACTCTCCTCCAGCACCGCGCGGTTGCCGGTGGCGAACACCGCGATCAACTGCCGCAGCAGGCCTTCGGTCGACGACGCCACGCAGCCGATCTTGCCACGCGGCGCAAACAGCAGCGAGTTGTTCTCGCCGGTCGGCCCCGGCAGCTCCACCCCATGCGCCAGTGGCGTGTGCCGGCTCGCCTCGCCCAGTGCCTGACGCAGGCGAGACTGGGTCGACGCATCCAACCCGAATCCACCCAGCTCGGCGTCGAGCTTCTGCAGCGCCGGCAATTTGGCCGACTGCGGGGTCAGCTTCAGCGCCGGCTGCCACTTGGCGCGGGTCAGGCGGTACAGGTAGAACGGACCGCCGGCCTTAGGTCCGGTGCCGGACTTGCCCTCGCCGCCGAACGGCTGCACCCCGACCACGGCGCCGACGATGTTGCGGTTGACGTAGACGTTGCCCACCTTGATGCGCGACACGATGCGCTCGATGGTCTCGTCGATACGGCTGTGGATGCCGTGGGTCAGGCCATAGCCGGTGCTATTGATCTCGTCCACCACGCGGTCGATGTCGGATGCCTCGAAACGCAGCACGTGCAGCACCGGGCCGAACACCTCGCGGGTCAGATCCTTCAGGCTGTCGATCTCGAACATGGTCGGCGGCACGAAGGTGCCCTGGCCGGCGTTTTCGGGCAGCTTGGCCTGATAGGTCCAGCGCGCCCGCGCCTTCATCTTGTCGATATGCGCCAGCAGATTCTGCTGCGCCTCGGCGTCGATCACCGGTCCGACGTCGGTGGTGAGCTGAGCCGGATTGCCCACGGTCAGCTCATCCATCGCCCCCTTGATCATGCGGATCACCTTGTCGGCGATGTCGCTCTGCAGGTAGAGCACGCGCAGCGCCGAGCAGCGCTGGCCGGCCGAATCGAAGGCCGAGGACAGCACATCGGCCACCACCTGTTCCGGCAGCGCCGAGCTGTCGACGATCATCGCGTTCTGGCCACCGGTCTCCGCCACCAGCGGCACCTCGCCACCGCGCTGCGCCAGCGTACGGTGGATGATCTGCGCCACTTCGGTCGATCCGGTGAAGATCACGCCCTGGATACGCGGATCGCGCGTCAGCGCGGCGCCGACCACTTCGCCGCGGCCCGGCAGCAATTGCAGCACGTCGCGCGGCACACCGGCCTCGTGGAACAGGCGCACGGCAAAAGCGGCAATCAGGCTGGTCTGCTCGGCCGGCTTGGCCAGTACCGGGTTACCGGCGGCCAGGGAGGCACTCACCTCGCCGGTGAAGATCGCCAGCGGGAAGTTCCACGGGCTGATGCACACCACCGGCCCCAGCGGCGCATGGCTGGCATTGTCAAACTCGGCACGGATCTGCGCGGCGTAATAGCGGCAGAAATCGACCGCCTCGCGCACTTCGGCGATAGCGTTGGTCAAGGTCTTGCCGGCCTCGCGCACCGCCAGGCCCATCAGCGCCGGCATATTGTCTTCCATCAGCGTCGCCATGCGCTCGAGGCAGGCGGCGCGCTCGGCCACCGGCGTTTCAGCCCAGCGTGCCGCGGCGCTTTCCGCCAGATCCAGCGCACGCGCCACATCGGCCTCGGTCGCTTCATACACCTGACCGACGATATCGTTGCGGTCGGCCGGATTGCGCACTGGCTGCGGTTCGGCCGTGGTCACCTCGCCGTCGCCCAGCAGCGGGCAGGTCTGCCAGTACTGCTTTTCAGATTCCATCAGCCCCAGTTGCAGGGTCGCGAGCACCTGCTCGTTGGACAGGTCCAGGCCACGCGAATTGGCGCGCTCGGCACCGTACAGCTCCAGCGGCAGCGGAATCTTGGCGTGCGGCTGGCCGCCGTGACGCGCGGCCTCCGCCACCGGATCCTGCACCAGTTCGTCGATCGACACCGATTCATCGACGATACGGTTGACGAAGGACGAGTTGGCGCCGTTCTCCAGCAGACGGCGCACCAGGTAGGCCAGCAGCGTTTCGTGCGAGCCGACCGGTGCGTAGATACGGCAGGCCCGGCCCAGGTTGGCCGAACCGACCACCTGGTCGTACAAGGTCTCGCCCATGCCGTGCAGGCACTGGAACTCGTAATCCTTGTCGCCGGCCAGCGTGTGAATGGCCGACAGGCTGTAAGCATTGTGCGTGGCGAACTGCGGATAGATCGCGTCCTGGGCCGACAGCAGCTTCTTGGCGCATGCCAGGTAGGACACGTCGGTGTACACCTTGCGCGTGTACACCGGGTAGCCCGGCAAGCCATCCACCTGGGCACGCTTGATCTCGGCGTCCCAGTAGGCACCCTTCACCAGACGCACCATGAAACGATGCTTGGTGCGGCGCGCCAGATCGATCAGGAAGTCGATCACGTAAGGACAGCGCTTCTGGTAGGCCTGTACCACGATGCCGATACCTTCGAAACCAGCCAGGTCCGGATCGTTGGCCAAGGCCTCGACCAGGTCCATCGAGATTTCCAGGCGGTCAGCCTCCTCGGCATCGATGTTCAAACCGATATTGTATTCTTTGGCCAGCAGGAACAGCTGCTTCAGGCGCGGCAGCAGCTCGCCCATCATGCGCTCATGCTTGGCACGGGCGTAGCGCGGATGGATGGCGGACAGCTTCACCGAGATGCCCGGCCCCTGGTAGACGCCACGGCCGTTGGACGCCTTGCCGATGGCGTGGATCGCCATCACGTAGTCGTCGAAGTAGCGCTGCGCGTCCTCCTCGGTCATCGCCGCCTCGCCCAGCATGTCGTAGCTGAAACGGTAGCCGCGCGACTCGCGCTCGACGCCGTTGTCCAGCGCCTCGCCGATGGTCTCACCGGTCACGAACTGCTTGCCCAGCATGCGCATCGCCATGTCCACGCCCTTGCGGATCAGCGGCTCGCCGCCCTTGGCGATCAGTTTGGTCATCGCCGCCGACAGGCCCTTGGCGCTGTGCGAAGCCACCAGCTTGCCGGTCACCAGCAAGCCCCAGGCCGCGGCGTTGACGAACAGCGACGAACTGTTACCGAGGTGGGCGCTCCAGTCGCCCTTGCTGATCTTGTCGCGGATCAGGCGATCGGCCGTCTCGCGGTCGGGAATGCGCAGCAGCGCCTCGGCCAGGCACATCAGGGCGATCCCCTCCTGGCTCGACAGCGAAAACTCGTGCATCAAGGCGTCCACCCCGCTGGCCCGGGTCCGTTCCTTGCGAACACGCGACACCAGACGACGCGCCAGATCCTGAGCCGTGCGTACCTCCGCCTCGCTCATCGCCGCCTGCGGCAGCAAGGCTTGTACACACTCCCGCTCGTCACGGCGGTAAGCCGCAGTGATCGCGTCCCTGAGCGGCGACTGGGTATGGGCAAACACCTCAAATTGCATCTTGAACTCCTGCTCTATGTATCAGCTTCGGCTAACAACGAATTTTTGACTATTGTATACATTATTTATTGCGCGTGTAGAAATATAGCCAAGGCACGTCAGGAAAGCCGGAAAACAGGGAAAAACTGTGGCAAAACCCCACTGGACGGGGCTGCGCCTGTTGCACGAGGACAACGCAAAGTTTCTTACCGTTGTAGACGAAAATGCCGAGAAGGAAACAAACGCATGGACAAGCGTGAAATGAGACCACTGCGCCAGGGTAACTGTTCCCCTTGCCGGGCCAGTGGAGGACTTTCACCTCCCAGTCACCCAAGTGGCCACCACAGCCCGTCAAGTTGCACTTGCGCGCAACGCACCCCGCCGGGCGCACAATGCAAAAAGCCCAGCTCGGTTGAGCTGGGCTTTCTTGAGGGGAGTCTGGCGGTGTCCTACTTTCACACGGCAAGGCCGCACTATCATCGGCGCTAAGGCGTTTCACGGTCCTGTTCGGGATGGGAAGGAGTGGGACCACCTCGCTAAGGCCGCCAGACATAAACTGTCAACAAACTGGAAGAAGCCTGGAAGCCTGTCGGCTTCCATTTCGAATTTGGGTAATCGATCGTACGTCGCACACTTCACCGCGTGGCCCAAGCCACTCAAATGATAGGATCAAGCCTCACGAGCAATTAGTATCGGTTAGCTTCACGCCTCACAGCGCTTCCACACCCGACCTATCAACGTCCTGGTCTCGAACGACTCTTCAGGAGGATCAAGTCCTCAGGGAAGTCTCATCTTCAGGCGAGTTTCCCGCTTAGATGCTTTCAGCGGTTATCTCTTCCGCACTTAGCTACCCGGCAATGCCACTGGCGTGACAACCGGTACACCAGAGGTGCGTCCACTCCGGTCCTCTCGTACTAGGAGCAGCCCCCGTCAAACTTCCAACGCCCACTGCAGATAGGGACCAAACTGTCTCACGACGTTTTGAACCCAGCTCACGTACCACTTTAAATGGCGAACAGCCATACCCTTGGGACCGGCTACAGCCCCAGGATGTGATGAGCCGACATCGAGGTGCCAAACTCCGCCGTCGATGTGAACTCTTGGGCGGAATCAGCCTGTTATCCCCGGAGTACCTTTTATCCGTTGAGCGATGGCCCTTCCATTCAGAACCACCGGATCACTATGTCCTGCTTTCGCACCTGCTCGACTTGTCGGTCTCGCAGTTAAGCCACCTTTTGCCATTGCACTATCAGCACGATTTCCGACCGTACCTAGGTGACCTTCGAACTCCTCCGTTACACTTTGGGAGGAGACCGCCCCAGTCAAACTGCCTACCATGCACTGTCCCCGATCCGGATCACGGACCAAGGTTAGAACCTCAAACACACCAGGGTGGTATTTCAAGGGCGGCTCCACCAGAACTGGCGTCCTGGTTTCATAGCCTCCCACCTATCCTACACAAGTCTGTTCAAAGTCCAATGCAAAGCTACAGTAAAGGTTCACGGGGTCTTTCCGTCTAGCAGCGGGGAGATTGCATCTTCACAAACATTTCAACTTCGCTGAGTCTCAGGAGGAGACAGTGTGGCCATCGTTACGCCATTCGTGCGGGTCGGAACTTACCCGACAAGGAATTTCGCTACCTTAGGACCGTTATAGTTACGGCCGCCGTTTACCGGGGCTTCGATCAAGAGCTTGCACCCCATCACTTAACCTTCCGGCACCGGGCAGGCGTCACACCGTATACGTCCACTTTCGTGTTGGCACAGTGCTGTGTTTTTGATAAACAGTCGCAGCCACCGATTCTCTGCGACCTCTCGAGGCTTCGAACGCGAGGTCCTACACCCTAAGAGGCATACCTTCTCCCGAAGTTACGGTATCAATTTGCCGAGTTCCTTCTCCTGAGTTCTCTCAAGCGCCTTA is a genomic window containing:
- the putA gene encoding trifunctional transcriptional regulator/proline dehydrogenase/L-glutamate gamma-semialdehyde dehydrogenase is translated as MQFEVFAHTQSPLRDAITAAYRRDERECVQALLPQAAMSEAEVRTAQDLARRLVSRVRKERTRASGVDALMHEFSLSSQEGIALMCLAEALLRIPDRETADRLIRDKISKGDWSAHLGNSSSLFVNAAAWGLLVTGKLVASHSAKGLSAAMTKLIAKGGEPLIRKGVDMAMRMLGKQFVTGETIGEALDNGVERESRGYRFSYDMLGEAAMTEEDAQRYFDDYVMAIHAIGKASNGRGVYQGPGISVKLSAIHPRYARAKHERMMGELLPRLKQLFLLAKEYNIGLNIDAEEADRLEISMDLVEALANDPDLAGFEGIGIVVQAYQKRCPYVIDFLIDLARRTKHRFMVRLVKGAYWDAEIKRAQVDGLPGYPVYTRKVYTDVSYLACAKKLLSAQDAIYPQFATHNAYSLSAIHTLAGDKDYEFQCLHGMGETLYDQVVGSANLGRACRIYAPVGSHETLLAYLVRRLLENGANSSFVNRIVDESVSIDELVQDPVAEAARHGGQPHAKIPLPLELYGAERANSRGLDLSNEQVLATLQLGLMESEKQYWQTCPLLGDGEVTTAEPQPVRNPADRNDIVGQVYEATEADVARALDLAESAAARWAETPVAERAACLERMATLMEDNMPALMGLAVREAGKTLTNAIAEVREAVDFCRYYAAQIRAEFDNASHAPLGPVVCISPWNFPLAIFTGEVSASLAAGNPVLAKPAEQTSLIAAFAVRLFHEAGVPRDVLQLLPGRGEVVGAALTRDPRIQGVIFTGSTEVAQIIHRTLAQRGGEVPLVAETGGQNAMIVDSSALPEQVVADVLSSAFDSAGQRCSALRVLYLQSDIADKVIRMIKGAMDELTVGNPAQLTTDVGPVIDAEAQQNLLAHIDKMKARARWTYQAKLPENAGQGTFVPPTMFEIDSLKDLTREVFGPVLHVLRFEASDIDRVVDEINSTGYGLTHGIHSRIDETIERIVSRIKVGNVYVNRNIVGAVVGVQPFGGEGKSGTGPKAGGPFYLYRLTRAKWQPALKLTPQSAKLPALQKLDAELGGFGLDASTQSRLRQALGEASRHTPLAHGVELPGPTGENNSLLFAPRGKIGCVASSTEGLLRQLIAVFATGNRAVLEESESTRKLAGKLNGYVELSRDVVEADVAGVLFAGKADAADQLQRRLAARDGALIQLLAADSDDINLHRLVVERAVSVNTTAAGGNASLMSMGD
- a CDS encoding adenosine deaminase; this encodes MASQDVDDLIRRLPKTELHLHIEGTLEPEMMFSLAQRNGVTLPYASVEAVRAAYDFSNLQSFLDLYYAGAGVLQTRQDFYDLTRAYLQRAHADNVVHVEIFFDPQTHTARGIPFVTVLDGIRDALDEARAEWGMSSRLILSFLRHLSEDEGFATLAEALPYLDRIDGFGLDSSELGHPPSKFAMLFARCHELGLPCVAHAGEEGPPDYVWEALELLKVCRIDHGVRSLEDPALVKRLAEIGMPLTVCPLSNVRLKVVGELAEHNLRRLLEAGLKAMVNSDDPAYFGGYLNDNLLACRQALELSADEVVTLVNNSFEASWLPEADKQRWLAEVARIHAEWMAA
- a CDS encoding DUF1326 domain-containing protein is translated as MDMIEWRLQGVEFATCNCNWGCPCQFSSPPTHGKCEAVVSMHIDQGQFGDVNLDGLSWVGVFAWPGAIHQGNGSCQLYVEDRASPAQREALLTILSGQHSDPGANVFQIFSTTLSQVYEPQFVPISFSVDPDNRVARTSIPGVLEASGEPIRNPVTGAAQRARLTLPDGFEFTEAEMASGSYATQGSISIASQQGHGHFARLHLTGHGVVR
- a CDS encoding DUF2182 domain-containing protein, which produces MRHALRPGQWPVLLCLLALSGLAWLALWRLGETMPAMGMAGMVMEAPMAMPWRPADFLLAWAMWAVMMAGMMLPSALPMILLYQLVAGQRQSRREAAWQVLLFAAAYLLVWSGFSIAATLLQWWLDQSSLLTASLAIASPWLGGGILLLAGVYQWLPLKETCLGHCRSPLNFLFSHWHAGASGALRMGMAHGLYCLGCCWAVMGLLFVVGVMNLLWVALLSAFVLLEKLVPFGRWGSRLIGGVLMAWGVAIWLR
- a CDS encoding branched-chain amino acid ABC transporter substrate-binding protein, with product MQVTKLTTISFAVAAALAVSACGKKEEPAAEQAAGGAPSAETTVKIGFAAPLTGPQAHYGEEYKNGVTLAIEDANAEKPTIDGKPVKFELVAEDDQADPKTATQVAQKFVDEKVNGIIGHFNSGTSIPASKIYSDAGIPMIAMATSPVFTAQGYKNTFRSMTSDTQQGSVMGKFAVEKLGAKKIVIVDDRTAYGQGLADEFEKAVKAAGGNVVKREFTNDKATDFAAILTSIKSSNPDVIFYGGADAQSAPMAKQMKRLGIKAPLISGEMTKTPTFLQLAGKEAEGSIASLAGLPLEQMPKGPDYASRYKARFNMDVATYSPYGYDATRTMIEAMKQANSADPAKYLPVLAKIENTNAVTTSNLSYDEKGDLKNGGITVYKVENGAWKVLETIGGGAAAAAPAAASAAQ
- a CDS encoding DUF1289 domain-containing protein, which gives rise to MSEGKLTPSPCIKQCRLDEAGQTCLGCHRTLDEIAGWSGFDEAEKRAVWARLLALPRQVETKSCHRCGAGFRCGEGGQDGGCWCGELPPVLPLMPAGGDCLCPPCLRETLRQAYAARGLPAPF